A genomic segment from Etheostoma spectabile isolate EspeVRDwgs_2016 chromosome 11, UIUC_Espe_1.0, whole genome shotgun sequence encodes:
- the cobll1b gene encoding cordon-bleu protein-like 1b isoform X5 — protein sequence MDQKENRIDKDLSLVVVLPDGVEEMTTVHGSKPLMDLLVTLCAKYHLNPSSHTLELVTPNKNNSKLKPNALIGTLNAEKIILKPKGEDKNKKTGPQMPEATVRMVINYRGTQKTILRVSPRVPLAKHIPAICEKCEFDMETTVLFRDVQSLAPLNLSSSLNDYAIREVYAKDTKGQPASPVCPASPTHAGTVTPGKDKNQKEKENKGLFSKFRKSKKKSDQATTASAPASPVLMSKPRPLSMALPSSNSSPLSSRTLSLDVPKKRRAPQPPILVSQRCPSDLSSRRRLNSEPTAQLDSDHMAGLSRGSSAESSLKRTKRKAPLPPTSPSVVVPETGPFNENVQGGAAANPLEEIMEQEETTASVISATASDTQGEDSSLNMSADISFHSPSPETDILSTMSMQGNGEDQSCDLSSDGKQLQSTVNDSASLSDTRATDGTDSSELADTNSAPCPVKNVSQQPICEESTPQSVEGDYSTLLHCLPPPVMQDAKAQASVQANTTTLWEQTDRSMSLVANSTSRPTGEDAQVQTDFTPLPVPPQHIDKATPLVNAPAFESLGNKDTATATEKVDPPDLRHALSHTSETLSCQDSTSSALATTKAPSIYATNSEPKPKPSNELTRDYIPKVGMTTYTIVPQKSLEKLRYFEVALTLELPPEAQEEGLNIGSLQLEESTAPRVQTEVSKEKSELHSTTPREDLLTSTATTHNTVNGSIPESIDSSLPTCLPKVDDKISSSTNGTSEAGSAAEVKEMKIPPATKPKPGSFRLAQHKKTPGYYVTSAAEKNLIASPGSGQLEAQGSAERAKLPPPPLPPPVQCQEETTGAANFELSPKREDKNAAMMRMSRQSSVPSKEPSTGLSLEKLRSFAAPRPYSPATPSRFAQAVSSAVKRSQSLSHWPVSPKSPVSPPFFPIKSRSSVIESEGLSELKDGEIRKNDDKGSTLQGGEGEPPSFSGIVQMEGESSP from the exons ATGGACCAAAAGGAGAATCGTATTGATAAAGACCTCTCTCTGGTTGTGGTTCTGCCAGACGGAGTAGAAGAAATGACCACAGTCCATGGAAG CAAACCTCTAATGGATCTATTGGTGACGCTTTGTGCAAAGTATCACTTGAACCCATCAAGCCACACCTTAGAACTGGTCACCCCCAACAAGAACAACAGCAAACTCAAGCCCAATGCTCTCATTGGAACTTTAAATGCAGAGAAGATCATACTTAAACCTAAAGGGGAGgataaaaacaagaagacaGGTCCTCAGATGCCTGAG GCCACTGTACGGATGGTGATAAACTACAGAGGGACCCAGAAAACTATACTACGAGTCAGTCCTCGAGTTCCCCTGGCTAAACACATACCAGCCATCTGTGAGAAATGTGAATTTGACATGGAGACCACAGTTCTGTTCAGAGATGTCCAATCACTGGCCCCTTTGAACTTGTCCAGTTCTCTTAATGATTATGCAATAAGGGAAGTTTATGCAAAAGATACTAAAG GACAACCTGCTTCTCCTGTGTGTCCAGCCTCACCAACACATGCA GGAACAGTAACGCCGGGCAAAGATAAAAatcagaaagagaaagaaaacaaaggccTTTTCAGCAAGTTtagaaaaagcaagaaaaaatcTGACCAG GCAACGACAGCCAGTGCCCCAGCTTCTCCTGTGCTTATGAGCAAGCCTCGACCTCTCAGCATGGCCTTACCTAGCTCAAACTCGTCTCCGCTCAGCTCCCGAACACTATCCCTCGATGTGCCAAAGAAGAGACGTGCACCCCAGCCCCCAATCCTCGTGTCTCAGAGGTGCCCCTCGGACCTCAGCTCTCGACGGAGACTCAACTCTGAACCAACTGCCCAACTGGACAGTGACCAC ATGGCTGGTTTAAGTCGTGGGTCCTCAGCGGAGTCTTCACTAAAGAGAACCAAACGCAAAGCTCCTCTGCCACCCACATCCCCGAGTGTTGTTGTCCCAGAAACAGGTCCTTTCAATGAAAATGTGCAAG GGGGTGCAGCTGCTAACCCACTGGAAGAGATTATGGAGCAAGAGGAGACCACTGCGTCCGTAATTTCTGCAACTGCTAGTGATACCCAGGGAGAGGACAGCAGCCTCAACATGTCTGCTGATATTTCATTCCATTCCCCATCCCCAGAGACTGACATACTGAGCACAATGTCCATGCAGGGAAATGGGGAAGATCAATCTTGTGATCTGTCCTCAGATGGCAA ACAACTGCAGAGCACAGTGAATGATTCTGCATCTCTGAGTGATACAAGGGCAACTGATGGCACAGACTCATCTGAACTTGCAGATACTA ATAGTGCTCCATGTCCAGTTAAAAATGTAAGCCAACAACCGATCTGTGAAGAGTCTACACCCCAAAGTGTCGAAGGTGATTACAGTACTTTACTCCACTGCCTCCCTCCGCCTGTGATGCAAGATGCAAAAGCACAGGCCTCTGTTCAGGCAAACACTACAACCCTCTGGGAGCAGACTGACAGGTCGATGAGCCTGGTGGCCAACAGCACATCACGCCCCACTGGAGAGGATGCTCAAGTGCAAACAGATTTCACACCACTACCTGTGCCTCCACAACACATCGACAAAGCCACTCCCTTAGTTAATGCGCCTGCCTTTGAATCATTGGGAAATAAAGACACAGCCACTGCAACTGAGAAAGTGGACCCGCCTGATCTCAGACATGCCTTATCCCACACCTCTGAGACCTTATCATGCCAAGACTCAACATCAAGTGCTCTTGCCACAACAAAGGCACCATCTATTTATGCCACAAACTCTGAGCCAAAGCCCAAGCCTTCCAACGAGCTGACGAGGGACTACATCCCCAAGGTGGGGATGACTACGTATACTATTGTGCCTCAGAAATCTCTGGAGAAACTGAGATATTTTGAAGTTGCACTGACATTGGAGCTGCCTCCTGAAGCTCAAGAAGAGGGCCTTAACATTGGTTCTCTTCAGTTGGAAGAAAGCACAGCACCGAGGGTGCAGACGGAGGTCTCAAAGGAAAAAAGTGAGCTGCACTCTACTACACCCAGGGAAGATTTACTGACTAGCACTGCTACTACTCATAACACTGTTAATGGAAGTATACCTGAATCCATTGATTCCTCATTACCAACATGTTTACCTAAAGTAGATGACAAGATCTCATCCTCGACTAATGGGACATCTGAAGCAGGTTCAGCAGCAGAGGTCAAGGAGATGAAAATTCCACCCGCAACTAAACCTAAGCCTGGTTCTTTCCGCTTGGCtcagcacaaaaaaacacctgGGTATTATGTAACCTCAGCAGCAGAAAAGAATCTCATCGCAAGTCCTGGTTCTGGCCAGCTGGAGGCTCAGGGAAGTGCAGAGAGAGCAAAGTTACCACCCCCTCCTCTACCACCTCCTGTGCAATGTCAGGAGGAGACAACAGGGGCCGCTAATTTTGAGCTGAGCCCTAAAAGGGAGGATAAGAATGCAGCCATGATGCGAATGAGTAGGCAAAGTAGCGTGCCATCTAAAGAGCCAAGCACAGGGTTAAGCTTGGAAAAATTAAGGAGTTTTGCAGCCCCAAGGCCCTATTCTCCTGCAACCCCATCGCGCTTCGCCCAGGCAGTGTCCTCTGCTGTGAAAAGAAGCCAGTCCCTATCCCATTGGCCCGTGTCCCCCAAGTCGCCTGTTTCACCACCCTTCTTCCCAATCAAAAGTCGCTCTTCAGTCATAGAGTCAGAAGGATTATCTGAGCTCAAG GATGGTGAAATAAGAAAGAATGATGACAAAGGCTCCACTCTGCAGGGAGGAGAGGGTGAACCACCATCTTTTAGTGGGATTGTTCAAATGGAAGGAGAGAGCAGTCCATAG
- the cobll1b gene encoding cordon-bleu protein-like 1b isoform X1, which produces MEVDNCVENQLHSCPKDFVKPMSLVMDDHGSQPHPRSSGLRVSTKSKAPSPPGLKRLDSPGLSHWYPGNPHLTMDQKENRIDKDLSLVVVLPDGVEEMTTVHGSKPLMDLLVTLCAKYHLNPSSHTLELVTPNKNNSKLKPNALIGTLNAEKIILKPKGEDKNKKTGPQMPEATVRMVINYRGTQKTILRVSPRVPLAKHIPAICEKCEFDMETTVLFRDVQSLAPLNLSSSLNDYAIREVYAKDTKGQPASPVCPASPTHAGTVTPGKDKNQKEKENKGLFSKFRKSKKKSDQATTASAPASPVLMSKPRPLSMALPSSNSSPLSSRTLSLDVPKKRRAPQPPILVSQRCPSDLSSRRRLNSEPTAQLDSDHMAGLSRGSSAESSLKRTKRKAPLPPTSPSVVVPETGPFNENVQGGAAANPLEEIMEQEETTASVISATASDTQGEDSSLNMSADISFHSPSPETDILSTMSMQGNGEDQSCDLSSDGKQLQSTVNDSASLSDTRATDGTDSSELADTNSAPCPVKNVSQQPICEESTPQSVEGDYSTLLHCLPPPVMQDAKAQASVQANTTTLWEQTDRSMSLVANSTSRPTGEDAQVQTDFTPLPVPPQHIDKATPLVNAPAFESLGNKDTATATEKVDPPDLRHALSHTSETLSCQDSTSSALATTKAPSIYATNSEPKPKPSNELTRDYIPKVGMTTYTIVPQKSLEKLRYFEVALTLELPPEAQEEGLNIGSLQLEESTAPRVQTEVSKEKSELHSTTPREDLLTSTATTHNTVNGSIPESIDSSLPTCLPKVDDKISSSTNGTSEAGSAAEVKEMKIPPATKPKPGSFRLAQHKKTPGYYVTSAAEKNLIASPGSGQLEAQGSAERAKLPPPPLPPPVQCQEETTGAANFELSPKREDKNAAMMRMSRQSSVPSKEPSTGLSLEKLRSFAAPRPYSPATPSRFAQAVSSAVKRSQSLSHWPVSPKSPVSPPFFPIKSRSSVIESEGLSELKDGEIRKNDDKGSTLQGGEGEPPSFSGIVQMEGESSP; this is translated from the exons GGTGTCGACCAAAAGCAAAGCACCATCCCCGCCAGGTCTAAAAAGGCTGGATTCCCCAGGTTTGTCCCATTGGTACCCAGGAAACCCTCATTTAACCATGGACCAAAAGGAGAATCGTATTGATAAAGACCTCTCTCTGGTTGTGGTTCTGCCAGACGGAGTAGAAGAAATGACCACAGTCCATGGAAG CAAACCTCTAATGGATCTATTGGTGACGCTTTGTGCAAAGTATCACTTGAACCCATCAAGCCACACCTTAGAACTGGTCACCCCCAACAAGAACAACAGCAAACTCAAGCCCAATGCTCTCATTGGAACTTTAAATGCAGAGAAGATCATACTTAAACCTAAAGGGGAGgataaaaacaagaagacaGGTCCTCAGATGCCTGAG GCCACTGTACGGATGGTGATAAACTACAGAGGGACCCAGAAAACTATACTACGAGTCAGTCCTCGAGTTCCCCTGGCTAAACACATACCAGCCATCTGTGAGAAATGTGAATTTGACATGGAGACCACAGTTCTGTTCAGAGATGTCCAATCACTGGCCCCTTTGAACTTGTCCAGTTCTCTTAATGATTATGCAATAAGGGAAGTTTATGCAAAAGATACTAAAG GACAACCTGCTTCTCCTGTGTGTCCAGCCTCACCAACACATGCA GGAACAGTAACGCCGGGCAAAGATAAAAatcagaaagagaaagaaaacaaaggccTTTTCAGCAAGTTtagaaaaagcaagaaaaaatcTGACCAG GCAACGACAGCCAGTGCCCCAGCTTCTCCTGTGCTTATGAGCAAGCCTCGACCTCTCAGCATGGCCTTACCTAGCTCAAACTCGTCTCCGCTCAGCTCCCGAACACTATCCCTCGATGTGCCAAAGAAGAGACGTGCACCCCAGCCCCCAATCCTCGTGTCTCAGAGGTGCCCCTCGGACCTCAGCTCTCGACGGAGACTCAACTCTGAACCAACTGCCCAACTGGACAGTGACCAC ATGGCTGGTTTAAGTCGTGGGTCCTCAGCGGAGTCTTCACTAAAGAGAACCAAACGCAAAGCTCCTCTGCCACCCACATCCCCGAGTGTTGTTGTCCCAGAAACAGGTCCTTTCAATGAAAATGTGCAAG GGGGTGCAGCTGCTAACCCACTGGAAGAGATTATGGAGCAAGAGGAGACCACTGCGTCCGTAATTTCTGCAACTGCTAGTGATACCCAGGGAGAGGACAGCAGCCTCAACATGTCTGCTGATATTTCATTCCATTCCCCATCCCCAGAGACTGACATACTGAGCACAATGTCCATGCAGGGAAATGGGGAAGATCAATCTTGTGATCTGTCCTCAGATGGCAA ACAACTGCAGAGCACAGTGAATGATTCTGCATCTCTGAGTGATACAAGGGCAACTGATGGCACAGACTCATCTGAACTTGCAGATACTA ATAGTGCTCCATGTCCAGTTAAAAATGTAAGCCAACAACCGATCTGTGAAGAGTCTACACCCCAAAGTGTCGAAGGTGATTACAGTACTTTACTCCACTGCCTCCCTCCGCCTGTGATGCAAGATGCAAAAGCACAGGCCTCTGTTCAGGCAAACACTACAACCCTCTGGGAGCAGACTGACAGGTCGATGAGCCTGGTGGCCAACAGCACATCACGCCCCACTGGAGAGGATGCTCAAGTGCAAACAGATTTCACACCACTACCTGTGCCTCCACAACACATCGACAAAGCCACTCCCTTAGTTAATGCGCCTGCCTTTGAATCATTGGGAAATAAAGACACAGCCACTGCAACTGAGAAAGTGGACCCGCCTGATCTCAGACATGCCTTATCCCACACCTCTGAGACCTTATCATGCCAAGACTCAACATCAAGTGCTCTTGCCACAACAAAGGCACCATCTATTTATGCCACAAACTCTGAGCCAAAGCCCAAGCCTTCCAACGAGCTGACGAGGGACTACATCCCCAAGGTGGGGATGACTACGTATACTATTGTGCCTCAGAAATCTCTGGAGAAACTGAGATATTTTGAAGTTGCACTGACATTGGAGCTGCCTCCTGAAGCTCAAGAAGAGGGCCTTAACATTGGTTCTCTTCAGTTGGAAGAAAGCACAGCACCGAGGGTGCAGACGGAGGTCTCAAAGGAAAAAAGTGAGCTGCACTCTACTACACCCAGGGAAGATTTACTGACTAGCACTGCTACTACTCATAACACTGTTAATGGAAGTATACCTGAATCCATTGATTCCTCATTACCAACATGTTTACCTAAAGTAGATGACAAGATCTCATCCTCGACTAATGGGACATCTGAAGCAGGTTCAGCAGCAGAGGTCAAGGAGATGAAAATTCCACCCGCAACTAAACCTAAGCCTGGTTCTTTCCGCTTGGCtcagcacaaaaaaacacctgGGTATTATGTAACCTCAGCAGCAGAAAAGAATCTCATCGCAAGTCCTGGTTCTGGCCAGCTGGAGGCTCAGGGAAGTGCAGAGAGAGCAAAGTTACCACCCCCTCCTCTACCACCTCCTGTGCAATGTCAGGAGGAGACAACAGGGGCCGCTAATTTTGAGCTGAGCCCTAAAAGGGAGGATAAGAATGCAGCCATGATGCGAATGAGTAGGCAAAGTAGCGTGCCATCTAAAGAGCCAAGCACAGGGTTAAGCTTGGAAAAATTAAGGAGTTTTGCAGCCCCAAGGCCCTATTCTCCTGCAACCCCATCGCGCTTCGCCCAGGCAGTGTCCTCTGCTGTGAAAAGAAGCCAGTCCCTATCCCATTGGCCCGTGTCCCCCAAGTCGCCTGTTTCACCACCCTTCTTCCCAATCAAAAGTCGCTCTTCAGTCATAGAGTCAGAAGGATTATCTGAGCTCAAG GATGGTGAAATAAGAAAGAATGATGACAAAGGCTCCACTCTGCAGGGAGGAGAGGGTGAACCACCATCTTTTAGTGGGATTGTTCAAATGGAAGGAGAGAGCAGTCCATAG